From the Gymnogyps californianus isolate 813 chromosome 2, ASM1813914v2, whole genome shotgun sequence genome, one window contains:
- the NHLRC1 gene encoding E3 ubiquitin-protein ligase NHLRC1 — protein sequence MAGSDECFTGEVNLLPGRAAPGGGGAALPVGGCWRPPAPAHRQRRSAPSRGGAAAPQLAHRGRPAASARHPPQPPPRLSAAGMAAEDEAELGLLECRVCFERYGPGGQRRPRNLPCGHVLCRGCVGALGGAERRRLECPFCRRACGSAETSDCLPLLQLLEVLGPAGGSVPSALGRSAGGGAAGPAPAGLGLRLSLGGWGSLVNPTGVAACRRSGRLAVAHDGKKRIHIFGPSGFCLQRFGERGDAGNDIKYPLDVTVTPDGHVVVTDGGDRSVKAFDFEGRGVLAVREGFCLPWGLDATPESEIILTDSEAGALYRLTADFRTGKLKKCQMIRSQLISPRGVAVSQTSGAIVVIEHLKAQGPNSGSTRVKIFSAEMDLVGQMDSFGLNLVFPSKIYTTAVAFDKEGRVIVTDVCSQAVICLGKPEEFPIFNPLISHGLSYPVGLTYMANNSLVVLDSGDHSIKIYSST from the coding sequence ATGGCTGGAAGCGATGAATGTTTTACCGGGGAGGTGAATCTTTTACCGGGGAGGGCGGCCCCGGGAGGGGGCGGAGCGGCGTTGCCGGTGGGCGGGTGCTGGCGGCCGCCAGCACCCGCCCACCGGCAACGCCGCTCCGCCCCCTCCCGGGGCGGTGCCGCCGCGCCCCAGCTCGCCCACAGAGGGCGCCCGGCCGCCTCAGCCCGCCACCCCCCTCAGCCGCCGCCCCGCCTCAGCGCGGCGGGGATGGCGGCGGAGGACGAGGCGGAGCTGGGCTTGTTGGAGTGCCGGGTGTGCTTCGAGCGGTACGgccccggcgggcagcggcggccgcgGAACCTGCCTTGCGGGCACGTCCTTTGTCGGGGCTGCGTGGGGGCCCTGGGCGGCGCCGAGCGCCGGCGGTTGGAGTGTCCCTTCTGCCGGCGGGCCTGCGGCTCCGCCGAGACCAGCGACTGCCTGccgctgctgcagctgctggaggtcctgggccccgccggcggcagcgTCCCCTCGGCCTTGGGGAGGAGCGCCGGCGgaggggcggccgggccggcccCCGCGGGCCTCGGGCTCCGGCTGTCCCTGGGGGGCTGGGGGTCGCTGGTCAACCCCACCGGGGTGGCGGCCTGCCGGAGATCGGGGCGCCTGGCAGTGGCACACGACGGCAAGAAGAGGATCCACATCTTTGGGCCGAGCGGATTCTGCCTGCAGCGGTTCGGGGAGCGGGGGGACGCGGGCAACGATATCAAGTACCCGCTTGATGTGACGGTCACGCCGGACGGGCACGTGGTGGTCACCGATGGCGGGGACCGCTCCGTGAAGGCCTTTGATTTTGAGGGAAGGGGGGTCCTGGCTGTCCGGGAGGGTTTCTGTTTGCCCTGGGGCTTGGATGCCACCCCCGAGAGTGAAATAATCCTGACCGACTCGGAGGCGGGCGCTCTCTACCGCTTGACGGCCGACTTCAGGACGGGGAAATTAAAGAAGTGTCAGATGATCCGCTCTCAGCTCATCAGCCCAAGAGGGGTTGCAGTCTCCCAGACCTCGGGTGCTATCGTGGTAATAGAGCACCTGAAAGCTCAAGGACCGAACAGCGGCAGCACCCGGGTGAAGATATTCAGTGCAGAGATGGATCTCGTTGGCCAGATGGATAGCTTTGGTCTGAACCTCGTTTTCCCCTCCAAAATATATACTACAGCTGTGGCCTTTGACAAAGAGGGTCGTGTTATAGTAACGGATGTCTGTAGCCAGGCTGTAATATGCTTAGGGAAACCTGAGGAGTTTCCCATCTTTAACCCTCTCATTAGCCATGGGCTTTCTTATCCTGTAGGACTGACTTACATGGCAAACAATTCCCTCGTCGTTTTAGACAGCGGTGAtcattcaataaaaatatatagctCCACCTGA
- the TPMT gene encoding thiopurine S-methyltransferase isoform X1, which translates to MCAKRELLDSLGTMDRSADASRVLEGSDIGSQKDRVVTEEEWLQKWEMGNIGFHKKQGHPLLQKYLDVLLNGRSGLKIFFPLCGKAVEMKWLADMGHSVVGVEVSEQALKEFFAEHSLPYCEEPVPEIAGAKMLQSTSGNISLYCCSIYDLSSSIVGKFDGVWDRGALVAVNPCDRQRYVSLMITLMEKNSSYLLVTVSYDPNKHKGPPFYVPESEIKSLFGNRCEIKCLQKVDDFSDRHRQWGLDYFLEVLYMLKFVA; encoded by the exons ATGTGTGCAAAACGGGAG ctaCTAGACTCCCTGGGGACGATGGACCGCTCAGCAGATGCATCCAGGGTCCTGGAAGGCTCTGATATTGGGTCACAGAAAGACAGAGTGGTGACTGAGGAGGAATGGCTGCAAAAATGGGAAATGGGTAACATTGGGTTTCACAAGAAACAAGGGCATCC GCTCCTCCAGAAGTATCTGGATGTTCTTTTAAATGGCAGGAGTGgactgaagatatttttcccACTTTGTGGTAAAGCAGTAGAGATGAAATG GCTGGCAGATATGGGACACAGCGTTGTTGGTGTGGAAGTCAGCGAGCAAGCGCTGAAGGAGTTTTTTGCAGAACACAGTCTGCCTTATTGCGAGGAGCCAGTTCCAGAGATTGCAGGAGCAAAAATGTTGCAG AGTACCTCTGGGAACATTTCTCTGTACTGCTGCAGTATTTATGATTTGTCCAG CTCAATAGTTGGCAAGTTTGACGGAGTTTGGGACAGAGGAGCTCTAGTAGCTGTGAATCCATGCGACAGACAACG CTATGTCAGTTTGATGATCACCCTAATGGAGAAAAATTCTTCTTATCTCCTTGTAACGGTTTCATATGatccaaacaaacacaaag GCCCACCATTTTATGTTCCtgaatctgaaattaaaagcttgTTTG gtAACCGCTGTGAAATTAAGTGTCTTCAAAAAGTCGATGACTTCTCAGACAGACACAGACAATGGGGACTAGATTATTTTCTGGAGGTGCTATATATGCTCAAGTTTGTAGCttga
- the TPMT gene encoding thiopurine S-methyltransferase isoform X2, producing MDRSADASRVLEGSDIGSQKDRVVTEEEWLQKWEMGNIGFHKKQGHPLLQKYLDVLLNGRSGLKIFFPLCGKAVEMKWLADMGHSVVGVEVSEQALKEFFAEHSLPYCEEPVPEIAGAKMLQSTSGNISLYCCSIYDLSSSIVGKFDGVWDRGALVAVNPCDRQRYVSLMITLMEKNSSYLLVTVSYDPNKHKGPPFYVPESEIKSLFGNRCEIKCLQKVDDFSDRHRQWGLDYFLEVLYMLKFVA from the exons ATGGACCGCTCAGCAGATGCATCCAGGGTCCTGGAAGGCTCTGATATTGGGTCACAGAAAGACAGAGTGGTGACTGAGGAGGAATGGCTGCAAAAATGGGAAATGGGTAACATTGGGTTTCACAAGAAACAAGGGCATCC GCTCCTCCAGAAGTATCTGGATGTTCTTTTAAATGGCAGGAGTGgactgaagatatttttcccACTTTGTGGTAAAGCAGTAGAGATGAAATG GCTGGCAGATATGGGACACAGCGTTGTTGGTGTGGAAGTCAGCGAGCAAGCGCTGAAGGAGTTTTTTGCAGAACACAGTCTGCCTTATTGCGAGGAGCCAGTTCCAGAGATTGCAGGAGCAAAAATGTTGCAG AGTACCTCTGGGAACATTTCTCTGTACTGCTGCAGTATTTATGATTTGTCCAG CTCAATAGTTGGCAAGTTTGACGGAGTTTGGGACAGAGGAGCTCTAGTAGCTGTGAATCCATGCGACAGACAACG CTATGTCAGTTTGATGATCACCCTAATGGAGAAAAATTCTTCTTATCTCCTTGTAACGGTTTCATATGatccaaacaaacacaaag GCCCACCATTTTATGTTCCtgaatctgaaattaaaagcttgTTTG gtAACCGCTGTGAAATTAAGTGTCTTCAAAAAGTCGATGACTTCTCAGACAGACACAGACAATGGGGACTAGATTATTTTCTGGAGGTGCTATATATGCTCAAGTTTGTAGCttga